In Eriocheir sinensis breed Jianghai 21 chromosome 17, ASM2467909v1, whole genome shotgun sequence, one genomic interval encodes:
- the LOC126999845 gene encoding transcriptional regulator ATRX homolog isoform X3, protein MMEPFRMEEDPDGTSQQVAVIMTGKVYREAGLKYSKHPEVEGLLYDKLCSIGKHKLRDDVRKLALSIALSVPDKAFKPTVDWLDDFMRRFCLSKKMMGFHSSAMLKQKGYTQPKVNAETKLSMSQEDVFSFLGLNIDGDPSSNTDNSATPVTQMDKEVGNPATSGENCVDKESSESVSMLTNSGENTGEAKTVMEDNVNGTASTDISKESDVPGASKSTLNSVVDPSDKTAASEMDDESSEKGNMSEKLDEVPNTSQETLNVHETQKSNCEDGAENVVLLDDSDDIKEAQDVCVKENVESKIGKISIKKIEDLCDKGVEKKKKDGSNENTSEVEVSSGSSEEDNFSEKRNDEVPDTSQKTLNVHETQKEDHDDGIENEDNKMARNVFRKENAKSKIGKISIKKFEDLCDKVVEEKKSDVSNESSSVVEVSSNSYESDEDASEEGDGTSAAESVEASGSEKDSAVSRQAAKYNEAEEINYSKAENKYYKKNIDALQKKLEGSVIKCTSCYEQVNHHIKSLVHTHPVLGVFICKKCRKYYGRGKFCKDKEGYDEYCRLCAEGGDLLCCEQEDCYNGFCKRCVKRTMGRAELKHVESTEGWACYVCDPAPLMELRALHRAILDNLRNSEEEDAALSRFRCGKMKPRPKCKSLRRNSSDEETKKVSDEDKQDDANGEEADAGSKTEEGENTENKNSKKSSKKKEGLLDIDIDKDGEEENEEEEVDDIKKKTKGGGISLNEKMKKHILLSSEEEAEDEEEEDQGDSPEKEKEEEERERKKYDKKKEKEKAGKENEESSDEEVPPKVRKGYMNLNISTDEEEKEETNEEESEEEAKSAYEDDSDFEESPRKRRAFQISSSDSEGGTKKSRPDESSEEESEEEEEKPKSKRKRIRKMSSSSDGDDDDDDDDDDEKKDSPSKHKKIRKVIRDEDLLETTKNATQEEEERRKRIAERQKNYNQIFLIDVESDQKDMEKLVLDFDPETKSELVSVNEKLVKFLKPHQFKGIKFMWDATVESLEQLKSNAGGGCILAHCMGLGKTLQVITFCHTLLTNKSVSKEVQRIMVCCPVNTIFNWLAEFKNWLKGRLMTFDVIELASAKDLWGRAYRLDDWWKEGGICIIGYTMFRNLSNSKNKRYKGKMKEIFQKTLIDPGPDIIVCDEGHMLKNEKTALSIAINKIKTRRRIVLTGTPLQNNLKEYHCMIQFVKPNLLGTKKEFMNRFVNPIEQGQCVEAMPRDVRRMKRRAHILHNLLEGCVQRFDYSVLKPFLPPKFEYVISVQLSEIQIKLYQYYLDNLARGGPKRQGSGLFVDFGALSRVWTHPKVLELAVRRKAFDEDDEEDDLDGFICDDSTTSESSDDERPKKKKKGPKKKDDKSDEEENEEIVDEPEPPGPIPGLTESGKVRVDWWKKVLLDAVGDDFEENGFLDQIEHSGKLILLLNILKECCSIGDKVLLFSQSLLTLDMIEDFLQAIDEGDIELPKDDDSLPLPFKKWKRDRDYLRLDGSTSPDTRKTLCNIFNKASNDRCRLFLISTRAGGLGINLVGANRVIIFDSSWNPSHDTQSIFRVYRFGQKKPCYIYRFVAQGTMEEKIYSRQVTKMSTALRVVDEHQIKRYFKMEELAQLYEFTPSDVDIRETPIVPKDRLLAELLQKQKDWIVSYHEQDSLLENQTSEELNEDERKAAWEDYENEKKGFMVQQHPNSVMSVMGAPTTMNYPGGPTLSLSSFNFESVVNSIRAQNPNMTPLEICESVLLATKQIQKIHLNHYHRVQAMLYNLKNPMIAPEQRKLLPFGSHPEMLPLLEGQLRVLEDNIQRENQIISHIDKGIGQQNNLLSTASLMSAGLIRGQPQSSGINSATTSYVERPSTSSVGGPSHQEKKTASNDVILLD, encoded by the exons ATGATGGAGCCCTTCAGAATGGAGGAGGACCCTGATGGCACCAGCCAGCAGGTGGCCGTCATCATGACTGGAAAG GTATATCGAGAAGCTGGGTTGAAGTACAGCAAACATCCTGAGGTTGAAGGGCTCCTTTATGACAAGCTTTGCTCCATCGGGAAGCATAAATTGAGAGACGATGTTAGGAAACTTGCACTCAGCATTGCTCTGTCA GTCCCTGATAAGGCATTCAAGCCAACTGTTGATTGGCTTGATGACTTTATGAGGCGATTTTGTCTTTCTAAGAAGATGATGGGCTTCCACAGTTCTGCCATGCTAAAACAAAAG GGGTATACACAGCCTAAAGTAAATGCAGAAACCAAACTGAGTATGTCTCAAGAAGATGTGTTTAGTTTTCTTGGCTTGAATATAGATGGTGACCCATCCTCTAACACAGACAACAGTGCTACTCCAGTCACTCAGATGGATAAAGAAGTGGGTAACCCTGCTACCAGTGGAGAAAACTGTGTTGATAAAGAGAGTTCAGAAAGTGTCAGTATGTTAACAAATAGTGGTGAAAACACAGGTGAAGCTAAAACTGTGATGGAAGATAATGTAAATGGAACAGCGAGTACAGATATTAGCAAAGAAAGTGATGTCCCTGGTGCAAGTAAAAGCACTCTAAACAGTGTTGTGGATCCATCAGATAAAACAGCTGCTTCTGAGATGGATGATGAGTCTAGTGAAAAAGGCAACATGTCAGAAAAATTAGATGAAGTACCAAACACTTCGCAGGAAACTTTAAATGTCCATGAAACCCAAAAGAGCAACTGTGAGGATGGAGCTGAAAATGTTGTGTTGTTAGATGACTCTGATGATATCAAAGAGGCCCAAGACGTGTGTGTAAAGGAAAATGTTGAGTCTAAGATTGGAAAAATTTCCATTAAAAAGATTGAGGATTTGTGTGataaaggagtagaaaaaaagaaaaaagatggcaGCAATGAAAACACTTCTGAGGTGGAAGTATCCTCTGGCTCATCTGAAGAAG ACAACTTTTcagaaaagagaaatgatgaagtACCAGACACCTCCCAGAAAACCTTAAATGTACATGAAACACAGAAGGAGGACCATGACGATGGAATTGAAAATGAAGATAACAAAATGGCCCGAAACGTGTTTAGAAAGGAAAATGCCAAGTCTAAGATTGGAAAAATTTCCATTAAAAAATTTGAGGATTTATGTGATAaagtagtagaagaaaagaaaagtgatgtCAGCAATGAAAGCAGTTCTGTGGTGGAAGTATCATCAAACTCTTATGAATCAG ATGAGGATGCTTCTGAGGAAGGGGATGGCACATCTGCTGCAGAAAGTGTAGAAGCATCAGGCAGTGAAAAAGATTCTGCAGTGTCAAGACAAGCTGCAAAATATAATGAAGCTGAAGAAATAAATTATTCAAAGGCAGAAAACAAATATTACAAAAAGAATATTGATG CTTTGCAGAAAAAACTTGAAGGATCTGTGATTAAGTGTACATCTTGTTATGAGCAAGTCAACCACCATATCAAGTCTTTGGTTCACACTCATCCAGTTCTTGGTGTCTTCATATGCAAG AAGTGCCGTAAGTACTATGGCAGAGGCAAATTCTGCAAAGACAAAGAAGGATATGATGAATATTGTCGTCTGTGTGCTGAGGGTGGAGATCTCCTGTGCTGCGAACAAGAAGACTGCTATAATGGATTCTGCAAG CGTTGTGTGAAGCGCACGATGGGCCGAGCTGAGTTAAAACATGTTGAATCTACTGAGGGATGGGCGTGCTATGTGTGTGACCCTGCACCACTAATGGAGCTGCGGGCCCTTCACCGGGCTATCCTCGACAATCTCAGAAACTCAGAGGAGGAAGATGCTGCCCTCTCAAG ATTCAGGTGTGGTAAAATGAAGCCTAGGCCTAAATGTAAGTCATTGAGAAGGAACTCATCagatgaagaaacaaagaaggtcAGTGATGAAGATAAACAGGATGACGCAAATGGTGAAGAAGCAGATGCTGGCTCCAAAACTGAAGAGggggaaaatacagaaaataaaaactCAAAAAAAAGTTCCAAGAAGAAAGAAGGTCTGCTAGACATAGACATTGATAaggatggtgaagaagaaaatgaagaagaagaagtggatgaTATTAAGAAAAAAACTAAGGGTGGTGGCATATCActgaatgagaaaatgaagaagcacATTCTTCTGAGTagtgaagaagaagcagaagatgaagaggaagaagatcaaggAG ATAgtccagaaaaagaaaaagaggaagaggaaagagaaaggaagaagtatgataaaaagaaagaaaaagaaaaggctggaaaggaaaatgaagagagctCTGATGAAGAG GTTCCTCCAAAGGTCCGGAAAGGCTACATGAACTTGAATATATCtactgatgaagaagagaaagaggaaacaaatgaagaagaatccgaggaggaagcaaagagtgcataTGAGGATGATAGTGACTTTGAGGAATC GCCAAGAAAGAGACGAGCCTTCCAGATTTCGTCGTCAGACAGTGAAGGTGGCACTAAGAAGTCAAGACCAGATGAGTCatcagaagaggaaag tgaagaggaagaggagaagcctAAATCCAAGAGGAAACGCATCAGAAAAATGTCATCATcctctgatggtgatgatgatgatgatgatgatgatgatgatgaaaagaag gattCTCcaagcaaacacaagaaaataaggaaggtcaTCAGAGACGAGGATCTGCTGGAAACTACCAAGAAtgccacacaggaggaggaggagcgacggAAACGTATTGCTGAGCGACAAAAGAAT TATAACCAAATATTCTTGATTGATGTTGAATCAGACCAAAAAGATATGGAGAAGCTGGTGTTAGACTTCGATCCAGAGACAAAATCAGAGCTTGTGTCAGTGAATGAAAAATTAGTCAAGTTTTTAAAGCCCCATCAG TTTAAGGGTATCAAGTTCATGTGGGATGCAACAGTGGAGAGCTTGGAGCAACTGAAGTCCAATGCAGGAGGTGGCTGCATCTTGGCTCACTGCATGGGTCTGGGCAAGACTCTTCAG GTCATCACATTTTGCCACACACTACTGACCAACAAGTCTGTGTCCAAAGAGGTACAGAGGATCATGGTATGCTGTCCTGTCAACACTATCTTCAACTGGCTGGCAGAATTCAAAAACTGGCTGAAGGGAAGACTGATGACTTTTGATGTGATTGAGTTGGCATC TGCCAAGGATCTATGGGGGCGTGCATACCGCCTGGATgattggtggaaggaaggaggcatcTGCATCATCGGTTACACCATGTTCCGCAACCTTtccaacagcaaaaacaaacgcTATAAAGGCAAAATGAAGGAAATCTTCCAAAAGACACTCATTGATCCAG gACCTGACATCATAGTGTGTGATGAGGGCCACATGTTGAAGAATGAGAAAACTGCACTGTCCATagcaatcaataaaataaagaccAGAAGGCGAATCGTTCTCACAGGAACACCTCTACAAAACAACCTAAAGGAAT ATCATTGCATGATACAGTTTGTAAAGCCAAACTTACTTGGAACCAAAAAGGAATTTATGAATCGATTCGTAAATCCTATTGAGCAAGGGCAGTGTGTAGAAGCCATGCCAAGAGAtgtgaggagaatgaagaggagagctcATATCCTCCATAATCTATTGGAGGGATGTGTCCAG agATTTGATTACAGTGTCCTGAAACCATTCCTGCCACCCAAGTTTGAGTATGTCATATCAGTGCAGTTATCTGAAATTCAGATTAAACTCTATCAGTATTACCTGGACAATTTGGCTCGAGGAGGCCCCAAGAGACAAGGCTCGGGACTTTTTGTGGATTTTGGAGCTTTGTCAAGAGTGTGGACTCATCCGAAGGTGCTTGAACTAGCTGTAAGGAGGAAAGCG TTtgatgaggatgacgaggaggatgaTTTAGATGGCTTCATCTGTGATGACTCCACAACCTCAGAATCTTCTGATGATGAGAGacccaagaaaaagaagaagggcccaaagaagaaagatgataaatcagatgaagaagaaaatgaggaaatagtAGATGAACCTGAGCCACCTG GCCCCATCCCTGGCTTGACTGAGAGTGGTAAAGTGAGAGTAGACTGGTGGAAAAAAGTTTTGTTAGATGCCGTCGGAGATGACTTTGAGGAGAATGGGTTCCTGGACCAAATAGAACACAGTGGCAAGCTCATCCTCCTGCTGAACATCTTGAAAGAATGCTGTTCAATTGGGGATAAAGT GCTACTATTCAGTCAGTCTCTTTTGACACTGGATATGATAGAAGACTTCCTACAGGCAATTGATGAAGGGGACATTGAATTACCAAAGGATGATGactccttacctttacctttcaaGAAGTGGAAAAGAGACAGAGATTACTTGCGCCTCGATGGCTCCACCAGTCCTGACACAAGAAAAACTCTCTGCAATATTTTTAACAAGGCATCCAATGATCG GTGCCGCCTTTTCCTGATTTCCACCCGGGCTGGAGGTTTGGGCATCAACTTGGTGGGAGCTAACAGGGTCATTATTTTTGACTCCTCATGGAATCCCTCTCATGACACCCAGTCTATCTTCCGAGTGTACAGGTTCGGCCAGAAGAAACCTTGTTATATTTATCGTTTTGTTGCACAG GGGAcaatggaagagaaaatatactCGAGGCAAGTAACCAAGATGTCGACGGCCCTTCGTGTTGTGGATGAACACCAGATTAAACGGTACTTCAAAATGGAGGAATTAGCTCAGCTGTACGAGTTCACTCCTTCAGATGTTGATATCAGAGAAACGCCTATTGTTCCGAAG GATCGGCTTCTGGCAGAACTGCTGCAGAAACAGAAAGATTGGATCGTGTCATATCACGAACAAGATTCCCTTCTTGAGAACCAGACCAGTGAGGAGCTAAATGAAGATGAACGAAAGGCTGCTTGGGAAGattatgaaaatgaaaagaagggttTCA TGGTACAACAACATCCAAACAGCGTGATGTCAGTCATGGGTGCTCCAACAACGATGAATTACCCAGGTGGTCCCACActgtccctctcctctttcaaTTTTGAGAGTGTTGTCAACAGCATCAGAGCTCAG AATCCCAATATGACTCCACTGGAGATCTGTGAGAGCGTGTTGCTGGCCACAAAGCAGATACAGAAGATTCACCTGAATCACTATCATCGAGTGCAAGCCATGCTTTACAAT CTCAAGAATCCCATGATTGCTCCTGAACAGAGAAAACTTCTTCCATTTGGAAGTCACCCAGAAATGCTTCCATTGTTGGAAGGACAGCTGAGGGTCCTGGAAGATAACATTCAGAGAGAAAACCAAATTATATCCCACATCGATAAAGGAATTGGACAGCAGAATAACCTGTTATCTACAGCTAGTCTG ATGTCAGCTGGCTTGATTCGGGGACAGCCACAAAGTAGTGGAATCAACTCGGCAACTACTAGTTATGTAGAGCGGCCATCCACCTCCTCAGTTGGAGGACCATCTCATCAAGAAAAG